The Ursus arctos isolate Adak ecotype North America unplaced genomic scaffold, UrsArc2.0 scaffold_18, whole genome shotgun sequence genomic sequence CGAGTTTCCTAAGGCCTGAAGTCATGGCCCAAGGTCTCCTGTGGCTGGGCCTTGTCCTGCTAGCGACCCTGCAGGCTCAAGTCCAAGGCTCCTCCGGAAGTCTGATCCCGGCCCCAGCTCTGAACAAGATCCCCCTGCAGCCTGACTTCAAGGAGGAGCAGGTAAGGGGCCTGGAGGGACAGCGGCAGGGAGGCCCCGGGGCAGAATCTTACGGAGCGAGTAAGGGCGGGATAAGCTTCAGCTCAGCCTGCCCTCGGGTCCCCTGATGGAAGTCATACCccgtgcccccagccccaccccaactTTGCCGACTAGAGGCTCACTGGAGCAGAACTTCCCAGGTCCACAACCCCTTCCGTAACCCCCACGGTCTCTGCAAGGCGGGGGGGACATCTTCATGCCCTCCGCATGCTGGGGAAACAGGATCAGGACTTCAGCTGGTCACTTGCTGAGGGTCATCCTGTCGCTACCAGACTCAGGACTCCCTCCTGGCCTGGAGACCCCCCCGCTCCTGAGGCTGCATCAGCGCGGGCCCGTGTGGCCAGTCGGGGTCCCTACTGCCCGgttagaggggctcctgggtcctGGTCAGGCATCTAGAGGTACCGGTAGGGACGGGAGCAGTCAGCGCCCCCAGGGGCTCTTCCTGGGCTCTGTGTATCATCGGCACCCCCACTGTAGTTCCAGGGAAAATGGTACGTCATAGCCATAGCAGGGAATTCAATTAATAAACGAAAACAAGGGCAGGCGAAGATGTACTCCTCCACGTACCGACTGCTGGACAACACCACCTTCAGCGTCACCTCCCTCCTGGTCAGGTGAGAGCCACCAcgtccgtggggggggggggcagcctggGGGTCTGAGAGGCAGACTGATGTCAAAGCCCAGGGGTGACTGAAGCAGCAAGGTGGACATTCACCCTTCTGCTGGGTACGGGATCCCCCTGCCTTGATCCCTCCCCTTCACTTGTTAGATCAACATTTATCGGTCACTTCAGTGCAGACCACAGACAGTCCTAGGGAAACGAGACGGAGAGAGCTGGGTGTCCTGGAGTGGGAGGAGGGTCACTGGATGCAGCCTGGAATCCCACCTAGGGCTTCATCAGGGGCTTCCAGAGAGGTGGTCTCTAGGCTGGGCCTTGAGGAGGAGCCAACAGCGCCTTCAGGAAACCATCACGCGGCTGCCCTGAGTGGAAGCTGATGTGCAGCCCGGGGGTGGTGGCCGCGGTGGCAGAGTCCTCAGATGCCGGTACCCAAGGGATCTGGTGACGAGCGGGTCTGGCTGCAGCAGGGAGAAGAATGAGGGGGTGCAGCCCGGGAGGCTGGTCAGTCCCAGGTCGGAGATGACCCGGGTGGGGGCAGATGAAGACCTAGAGAGGGGAGCCAAGGATTACCCAGCTCCTATGGGTTTCTGGCTCTGGCACTTGGGGGATGGGGCTAGAGCCTTTGTGGTTCAAGGAACAGAAGAAGGGCAGGTTTGGGAAGATCAGCTCTGGGGTGCCAGGGAACCAGATGGGATGCACATGAGAGGTCAGGGTTCGCCCAAGAGCTAAGGGAGTTCCTGGCATTGAGCAGACTGGAGCCTTGGAGGGTGAATCCCCCAGGAGAGGTTACAGCAGGAAGCCCCAAGATAAGAGTAGGGGACAaatccctggggtgggggggacagtaTGGAGGGAAGGCCACTGAGGGGAAACAGCCCAGACGAGGGAAGGACAGTAAAGTGCTGGAAGGAGACTCAGGTGGCTCAGGACAGAGCAGGCAGGGACAGGCAGGGACAAGCAGGGACAGGCAGGGATGGGTTCAATGGGGTGAGAGCCAGACCCAGCGGAGCAGCGTGGGCTGCAGGCCTCCCATGACCGGGTGGGCtgtcaccttttttaaaaaatattttatctgttagAGAGCGCATGTGCCCGCATgcgcaagcaggggcaggggcagagggagagggagagagaatctcaagcagactgtcctgaacatggagcccgactcagggctccatcccaggactctgagatcaggacctgagccgaaatcaagagtcagacgcctaactgactgagccacccagggatcgcTGGACTgtcaccctctcccccacccattTCTTGCTTCCACAGGAACGGGCTCTGTGAACGCTTGATGAGAACTTTTGTCCAAAGTTCCAAGCCCGGCCAGTTCACCCTGGGCAACATAGAACGTGAGTCCTGAGTGGGGCGGGTCTCCAGGGGCACAgacctccctgcccctccacacaGATGCCGTCCTTTCGGGACTGGGGAGGAAAAACAGTCCCCCGCACGCGGCCAGGGCGGGCTGACCCCTCACCGGCCACCCCGCAGGTTACGAAGGAATGCAGAGCTACACCGTGCGGGTCGTGTCCAGCAACTACGATGAGTTTGCCATCCTGTTCTTTAAGAAACTCTTCAAAAACCGGGAGTACTTCAAGATGACCCTCTATGGTAGGTCCTCACCTACCGCCTCTGGGACTGGCTCCTGCTCACGCTGGGAGAGAAGAGGCCCATCCCATCCAGCCCCCAGGGTCCCCTTGACTCTGAGcccctgggaggtgggagagaggtcTTTCTGCTGGTCCGTCCCCACCACCCCGTCATAAGGAAGGGGTCTGAGGCCTCATTCACATGTTCAACAACATGTTTATGGAGTCTTTGCCTGCCACTCACTGGCCGTCTTGACCATAGGAAGGAGCAAGATGGTGCCCGATGATCTGAAGGAGTACTTCATCCTCTTTGTCAAATCCCTGGGCCTCACCGATAACCACATCCTCTTCTTTGTTCCCACTGGTAATTGCTAGctagggagaggaggggacatgGGGACTGTCCGGGTCTGATGTTGCCTCACAGGggaaagaggggggaggggagatcaGGCCCCTGCTGCAGTCACTGGAGCCCCTGGGATCCACTTTGGGTTCAGGAAGACCCTGCTGCACCCAGGGGTCTGCGGGGCACCCAGCAATGTGGGCCCCAAGGGTTCCTCCCTGACCGAGAGCCCAGGTCCAAGTTTCCATCTCCTTGCCTGGccaccttcccctctgcccaggTCTGCTTGTCCTGGGCTAGCTTCCACTTCGCCCTGGGGCTTGCTCACCACTGACTTGGGAGGTGCTcaggtggcctggcctgggctgGTGGCTCCCCAAGGCTGCAGGGCTGTCAGGACTCAGCAGGGAAACAGGCAGAAGGCCTGGTGCCCAAGCAGGCATGTGACCGGGCCGCATCTGCCTCC encodes the following:
- the LCN2 gene encoding neutrophil gelatinase-associated lipocalin, which encodes MAQGLLWLGLVLLATLQAQVQGSSGSLIPAPALNKIPLQPDFKEEQFQGKWYVIAIAGNSINKRKQGQAKMYSSTYRLLDNTTFSVTSLLVRNGLCERLMRTFVQSSKPGQFTLGNIERYEGMQSYTVRVVSSNYDEFAILFFKKLFKNREYFKMTLYGRSKMVPDDLKEYFILFVKSLGLTDNHILFFVPTGQCIDDD